In Synechococcus sp. CC9616, the following are encoded in one genomic region:
- a CDS encoding DUF3177 family protein, whose protein sequence is MNELSYRALVWLTYRLAATFALGLPLVLLIWSSVRREASVVRLLSLYWKVASLMGISMLLLTDQRPLGYLTALLAPLLMLISVWFWVDLNEELEDLPPWRPLPLSVRLWRWALSGFALLSAAMNATALGCMQLGTTSECKAWLEAPRGVHSVVETVFDFVFGGQWTEGVAAFIGYVALVAYLAGLLQWLLVRLPRQGRVAGGF, encoded by the coding sequence GTGAACGAGCTGTCCTATCGCGCGCTGGTCTGGTTGACCTATCGACTGGCGGCCACCTTCGCGCTGGGACTTCCGTTGGTTCTTCTGATCTGGTCTTCCGTGCGCCGTGAGGCGTCCGTGGTGCGTTTGCTCTCCCTGTACTGGAAAGTGGCGAGCCTGATGGGGATCAGCATGCTGCTGCTCACCGATCAGCGTCCTCTGGGCTATCTCACAGCGCTGCTGGCTCCGCTGCTGATGCTCATCTCGGTTTGGTTTTGGGTGGACCTCAACGAAGAGCTGGAGGACCTGCCGCCGTGGCGACCACTCCCTCTCAGCGTGCGGTTGTGGCGATGGGCTCTGAGTGGATTCGCCCTGTTGAGTGCCGCCATGAATGCCACGGCTCTGGGTTGCATGCAGCTGGGCACAACCAGTGAATGCAAGGCGTGGCTGGAGGCGCCCAGGGGGGTTCACAGCGTGGTGGAAACAGTTTTTGACTTCGTTTTCGGAGGTCAGTGGACGGAGGGCGTTGCCGCCTTCATCGGTTACGTCGCACTGGTGGCCTATCTGGCCGGCCTTCTGCAGTGGCTGCTGGTGCGCTTGCCTCGACAGGGACGTGTGGCCGGCGGTTTTTGA
- the trmB gene encoding tRNA (guanosine(46)-N7)-methyltransferase TrmB has translation MRQHVNPLSRFFQLPLQLPPPSDLFEKPLQPIHLDIGCARARCLLGLAQCQPHWNHLGVEIRRPLVISADRDALASGLGNVRVLFCNANISLEGWMAALPPDQMQRVSIQFPDPWFKRRHRKRRVLQPALLLAIAAALQPGREFFIQSDVLEVITPMVTLTELCGCFNRPAADARPWRVDNPLSVPTERERFTSEQELPVYRVLYQRNQAELPELAELESRWREIDNPAETVSPGP, from the coding sequence TTGCGTCAGCACGTCAATCCGCTGAGTCGGTTCTTTCAGCTGCCGCTGCAGCTACCGCCACCCAGCGACCTGTTCGAGAAACCTCTGCAGCCGATCCATCTCGACATCGGCTGTGCCAGAGCCCGCTGCCTGCTCGGCCTGGCGCAATGCCAACCGCACTGGAACCATCTCGGCGTCGAAATTCGACGACCACTGGTGATCTCCGCAGACCGTGATGCCCTGGCCAGCGGTCTTGGCAACGTCCGCGTGCTGTTCTGCAACGCCAACATCAGCCTCGAGGGATGGATGGCAGCGCTGCCGCCCGATCAGATGCAACGGGTCTCGATCCAGTTTCCTGACCCGTGGTTCAAGCGGCGCCATCGCAAACGGCGGGTGCTGCAACCGGCTCTGCTGTTGGCCATCGCGGCTGCTCTGCAACCAGGACGTGAGTTTTTCATCCAGAGCGATGTACTGGAGGTGATCACACCGATGGTGACGCTCACCGAACTCTGCGGCTGTTTCAACCGGCCAGCCGCTGATGCAAGACCCTGGCGTGTCGACAATCCTCTGTCGGTGCCGACGGAACGGGAGCGCTTCACTTCAGAACAAGAACTTCCCGTGTACCGGGTGCTGTATCAGCGCAACCAGGCTGAGCTCCCGGAGTTGGCCGAGCTGGAAAGTCGCTGGCGGGAGATTGATAATCCCGCAGAAACCGTCAGCCCTGGACCCTGA
- a CDS encoding FIST N-terminal domain-containing protein — protein sequence MASFSPLDWFRAASATPTCRTALSSRPSLDEAVQDVVASLGRHSEADLALVFASTSYASDLPRLLPLLQQRLKAKHWLGCAGGGVIGTTEGGVASELEQTPALSVSLLKLPGAEIQTRALTTDALPDLDGSALSWQEWTGIDPGQCRSQIVLIDPTSSGINDLISGLDYAYPTAVRIGGIAGPHNAPHGSLLIDDAVTTGAVVCSIGGDWTMEAVVAQGCRPIGPVFAIEQVQRNVLLELSEGDRKASPVACLQRVLADLSEQERELVRHSLFLGIERRELKLGPDGTNTAEGAFLVRNLIGVDPSNGAVAVAERVRPGQNVQFQLREADASRQEALQLLRSAANQAAPAQFGLLMACLGRGNGLFGVPNGDVSLARQVMPELPVAGAFCNGEIGPVGGATHLHGYTACWGLLRHDPS from the coding sequence ATGGCGTCGTTCTCCCCCCTCGACTGGTTCCGGGCGGCATCGGCGACGCCGACGTGTCGGACCGCCTTGTCCTCAAGACCATCCCTGGATGAAGCTGTCCAGGACGTTGTTGCCAGTCTGGGGCGCCACAGCGAAGCCGATCTGGCCCTGGTGTTTGCCTCCACCAGTTACGCCAGCGACCTGCCCCGTTTGCTGCCTCTGCTCCAGCAACGGCTGAAGGCCAAACACTGGCTTGGATGCGCCGGTGGTGGGGTGATCGGCACCACCGAAGGCGGGGTGGCATCCGAACTCGAGCAAACCCCGGCCCTGAGCGTATCGCTGCTCAAACTCCCCGGTGCCGAGATCCAGACGCGGGCCCTGACAACCGATGCCCTTCCCGATCTGGACGGGTCGGCACTGAGCTGGCAGGAATGGACAGGAATTGATCCAGGGCAGTGCCGCAGCCAAATCGTGCTGATCGATCCCACCAGTAGCGGGATCAACGATCTGATCAGCGGTCTGGACTACGCATACCCCACAGCAGTCCGCATCGGAGGGATTGCCGGACCACACAACGCTCCCCACGGATCACTGCTGATCGACGATGCCGTCACCACCGGTGCGGTGGTCTGCTCCATCGGAGGCGACTGGACCATGGAGGCTGTGGTGGCCCAGGGATGTCGTCCCATTGGTCCGGTGTTTGCCATTGAGCAAGTGCAACGCAATGTGCTGCTGGAACTGAGCGAGGGTGATCGCAAGGCCAGCCCAGTGGCCTGCCTGCAACGGGTGCTGGCGGATCTGAGCGAACAGGAGCGCGAGTTGGTTCGACACTCACTGTTCCTCGGCATCGAACGCCGTGAACTCAAACTCGGTCCCGACGGCACCAACACCGCTGAAGGGGCGTTTCTGGTTCGCAATCTGATCGGCGTGGATCCCAGCAATGGCGCCGTGGCCGTGGCTGAACGGGTCCGCCCCGGCCAGAACGTGCAGTTTCAGCTGCGGGAGGCCGACGCCTCTCGTCAGGAGGCCCTGCAACTGCTGCGCTCAGCGGCCAATCAGGCTGCTCCAGCTCAGTTCGGTTTGCTGATGGCCTGCCTCGGGCGCGGCAACGGCCTGTTCGGAGTCCCCAACGGTGATGTGTCCCTGGCCAGGCAGGTGATGCCGGAACTTCCGGTTGCCGGAGCCTTTTGCAATGGGGAAATCGGACCGGTTGGCGGAGCAACCCACCTGCATGGCTATACAGCCTGCTGGGGTCTGCTTCGGCACGACCCGTCCTGA
- a CDS encoding IctB family putative bicarbonate transporter: MAVPLLLRWQGVLHPKPDVIKRLEWLAGGLLTLLLAGLPFFTRAGLTLLIAATGALWLLWSLVTPPARIRPIGGWLLLFLGIAALATGFSPVPFAAAKGLVKFLGYLGVYALASKLLLSNSLWWDRLLAGLLCGGMGSSVLALRQLYSNSEELARWADPNSITEGTIRIYGPLGNPNLLAGYLLALLPLAAIAVLRWQGWGKRLFAITTLGLAGSSIVFTYSRGGWVGLMAGFAVLILLLLLRSTREWPALWRRLAPLMILLLGAALLAIAVTKVEPIRTRVSSLLAGRGDSSNNFRINVWLASIEMIQDRPWIGIGPGNNAFNSIYPLYQQPKFNALSAYSVPLEILVETGIAGLIACVGLLQSSIRSGLRGLRINEPAAGAALASLAAIAGLMGQGIADTIFFRPEVQIIGWYCLATMTSLPSKEEETPC, encoded by the coding sequence ATGGCCGTTCCACTGCTGCTGCGCTGGCAGGGAGTGCTGCACCCAAAACCAGACGTCATCAAGCGTCTGGAGTGGCTCGCCGGAGGTCTCCTGACACTCCTGCTCGCCGGCCTCCCCTTCTTCACCCGAGCCGGGCTGACGCTGCTAATCGCCGCGACTGGCGCCCTGTGGCTGCTGTGGTCACTCGTCACCCCCCCCGCTCGGATCCGTCCAATCGGCGGCTGGTTGTTGCTTTTTCTCGGTATCGCCGCTCTTGCCACGGGCTTCTCGCCCGTTCCATTCGCCGCGGCCAAAGGATTGGTCAAGTTTCTTGGGTATCTCGGGGTCTATGCCCTGGCCAGCAAACTGCTGCTGAGCAACAGCCTCTGGTGGGATCGCTTGCTGGCTGGTCTGCTGTGCGGAGGCATGGGCAGCAGTGTTCTGGCCTTGCGGCAGCTATACAGCAACTCTGAAGAGCTGGCCCGCTGGGCCGATCCGAACTCGATCACTGAAGGAACAATCCGCATCTACGGTCCGCTCGGAAATCCGAATCTGCTGGCGGGTTATCTGCTGGCCTTGCTGCCCCTCGCTGCCATCGCCGTTCTGCGCTGGCAGGGCTGGGGAAAACGGTTGTTCGCCATCACCACACTGGGACTGGCTGGAAGTTCGATCGTTTTTACCTACAGCCGCGGTGGCTGGGTGGGGCTGATGGCTGGTTTCGCTGTGCTGATTCTGCTGTTGCTGCTGCGCAGCACACGTGAATGGCCAGCCCTGTGGCGGCGACTCGCTCCTTTGATGATCCTGCTGCTGGGGGCAGCCCTGCTCGCCATCGCCGTCACCAAAGTGGAACCGATCCGCACCCGCGTGAGCAGCCTGCTGGCGGGCCGAGGCGACAGCTCCAACAACTTCCGGATCAATGTCTGGCTGGCATCCATCGAGATGATCCAGGACCGTCCATGGATCGGCATCGGCCCAGGGAACAATGCGTTCAACAGCATTTATCCCCTGTACCAGCAGCCGAAGTTCAACGCCCTCAGCGCCTATTCAGTCCCCCTGGAAATCCTGGTGGAAACAGGCATCGCTGGGCTGATTGCGTGTGTGGGGCTGCTTCAGAGCAGCATTCGCTCGGGACTCAGGGGTCTGCGAATCAACGAGCCGGCCGCCGGCGCTGCCCTGGCGAGTCTGGCGGCGATCGCCGGTTTGATGGGGCAGGGCATTGCCGACACCATTTTCTTCCGACCAGAGGTGCAGATCATCGGTTGGTACTGCCTGGCGACGATGACGAGCCTGCCTTCCAAAGAGGAGGAGACCCCGTGCTGA